A DNA window from Synchiropus splendidus isolate RoL2022-P1 chromosome 2, RoL_Sspl_1.0, whole genome shotgun sequence contains the following coding sequences:
- the LOC128753922 gene encoding alveolar macrophage chemotactic factor-like yields the protein MVSSRNFATAAFVLLAFLVVSEGMTLRSLGVELHCRCIQTESTPIGRHIEKVELIPANSHCEETEIIATLKKSGEEVCLDPEAPWVKRVINKILESRKR from the exons ATGGTGAGCAGCAGGAACTTTGCTACAGCAGCCTTTGTTCTTCTGGCATTCCTCGTCGTCAGTGAAG GAATGACGCTACGGAGTTTGGGAGTGGAGCTGCACTGTCGCTGCATCCAGACGGAGAGCACACCAATCGGGCGCCACATTGAGAAGGTTGAGCTGATCCCTGCCAACTCTCACTGTGAAGAAACTGAGATCAT TGCTACACTGAAGAAGAGTGGAGAGGAAGTCTGCCTGGACCCCGAAGCTCCCTGGGTGAAGAGAGTCATAAACAAAATCCTTGAGAG CCGAAAACGCTGA
- the LOC128753881 gene encoding interleukin-8-like, with protein MMSSRILATSALVLLAFLTISEGMTLRSLGVELHCRCIQTESKPIGRHIEKVELIPANSHCEDTEIIATLKKSGEEVCLDPEAPWVKRVIKRILESRRR; from the exons ATGATGAGCAGCAGGATCCTCGCAACAAGTGCCCTTGTCCTTCTTGCATTCCTCACTATCAGCGAAG GAATGACTCTACGGAGTTTGGGAGTGGAGCTGCACTGTCGCTGCATCCAGACAGAGAGCAAACCTATCGGCCGCCACATTGAGAAGGTTGAGCTGATCCCTGCCAACTCTCACTGCGAAGACACTGAGATCAT TGCTACGCTGAAGAAGAGTGGAGAGGAAGTCTGCCTGGACCCCGAAGCTCCCTGGGTGAAGAGAGTCATTAAAAGAATCCTTGAGAG CAGAAGACGCTGA